A stretch of Blautia liquoris DNA encodes these proteins:
- the glnA gene encoding type I glutamate--ammonia ligase has translation MMEHRTREMILKTAREEDVEFIRLQFTDMLGNLRNMAVTKSQLKKALDNDCIFDASTLDGFSGQEETELCLHPDPDSFVILPWRPQQGKVARMICDIYQTDQKAYSLCSRGILKRVMNEAHVMGYDFIAGPECEFFLFHTDDDGRPTRLTHDRAGYFDLGPLDLGENARRDMVLTLEDMGFQVESSYHEAAPGQHEIDFHHFSGLEAADSLMTFKFAVRTIAKRHGLHATFMPKPTAGENGSGMHINCILRDANGNNVFYDEKNDLGLSQTAYYFIGGILKHIRGMSLITNPLVNSYKRLVSGFEAPVFIGWALKSKSQILRIPSSRGEKTKIELRSPDSSANPYLVLASILAAGLDGIKNEVHPPKNMEENLNNLSKKELENREISLLPGNLDEAIQAFEEDTFLSQVLGADFAGRLIEMKRAEWEDYIQQVTDWEIDRYMYHI, from the coding sequence ATGATGGAACACCGAACTAGGGAAATGATATTAAAGACTGCCAGGGAGGAAGACGTAGAATTTATCCGGCTACAGTTTACGGATATGCTCGGGAATTTGCGCAACATGGCTGTCACAAAAAGCCAGCTTAAGAAGGCTCTTGACAATGATTGCATCTTTGATGCATCCACGTTGGATGGATTTTCAGGACAGGAAGAAACCGAACTCTGTCTTCATCCCGATCCGGATTCTTTTGTGATTCTGCCATGGAGACCACAGCAGGGAAAGGTGGCACGTATGATCTGCGATATCTATCAGACGGATCAAAAGGCCTATTCTTTGTGTTCCAGGGGGATTTTAAAGCGAGTGATGAATGAGGCGCATGTGATGGGTTATGACTTTATTGCCGGTCCTGAATGTGAATTCTTTCTTTTCCATACCGATGATGATGGAAGACCGACACGTCTGACGCATGACCGGGCAGGATATTTTGATCTGGGTCCGCTGGATCTGGGTGAAAATGCCAGAAGAGATATGGTTCTGACACTTGAAGACATGGGATTTCAGGTAGAGTCATCCTATCATGAGGCCGCGCCCGGCCAGCATGAAATTGATTTTCATCATTTTAGTGGCTTAGAAGCAGCTGACAGTCTGATGACATTCAAGTTTGCTGTCCGTACGATTGCAAAACGTCATGGATTACATGCAACGTTTATGCCAAAACCAACTGCCGGGGAAAATGGTTCCGGAATGCATATCAATTGTATCTTAAGAGATGCAAACGGGAACAATGTATTTTACGACGAAAAGAATGATCTTGGATTAAGTCAGACAGCATATTATTTTATCGGGGGAATCTTAAAACATATCCGGGGAATGTCTTTAATTACGAACCCTCTGGTCAATTCTTATAAACGCCTTGTTTCAGGGTTTGAAGCTCCGGTTTTCATCGGATGGGCGTTAAAAAGCAAGAGCCAGATCCTCCGAATCCCTTCTTCCCGCGGTGAGAAGACTAAGATTGAACTGCGCTCACCTGATTCTTCGGCTAATCCCTATCTCGTTCTGGCATCAATACTTGCAGCTGGACTCGATGGAATTAAGAATGAGGTTCATCCTCCAAAAAACATGGAGGAGAATCTGAATAACCTGTCGAAGAAAGAATTGGAAAACAGAGAAATATCACTTTTGCCCGGAAATTTAGATGAAGCGATACAGGCATTTGAGGAGGATACTTTTCTGTCACAAGTGCTAGGGGCCGACTTTGCAGGGCGTCTGATTGAGATGAAGAGGGCCGAGTGGGAAGATTATATTCAACAAGTTACCGACTGGGAAATTGACAGATATATGTATCATATATAA
- a CDS encoding ANTAR domain-containing response regulator translates to MNSLIIAFPKIEDAKRIRDVLSRHDFYVDAVCTTASQALGEINDQDSGVLICGYKLPDMFFTELHELLPDGFEMLLIASERVLSSYEDSGIMSLSQPLSVNDLVATVRMMNRRIKMVRKNKKTHSKKDQSIIDEAKSLLMERNHLTESEAHRYLQKRSMENGTNLIETAEMVITLMNY, encoded by the coding sequence ATGAACAGCTTGATAATTGCTTTTCCTAAGATTGAAGATGCAAAACGTATCAGAGATGTTCTGTCACGGCATGATTTTTATGTGGATGCAGTATGTACCACTGCTTCACAGGCACTCGGTGAGATAAATGATCAAGACAGCGGTGTTCTGATCTGCGGCTATAAACTTCCGGATATGTTTTTTACCGAACTTCACGAATTGCTCCCGGACGGATTTGAGATGTTGCTGATCGCATCCGAGCGGGTATTGAGTTCCTATGAGGACAGCGGTATTATGTCTCTTTCGCAGCCGCTGTCAGTAAATGATCTCGTTGCCACTGTGCGGATGATGAATCGTCGGATTAAAATGGTCAGAAAAAACAAAAAGACACACAGCAAAAAGGACCAGTCCATCATCGATGAGGCAAAAAGTCTTCTCATGGAACGAAATCACCTGACAGAGTCCGAGGCACATCGTTATCTTCAGAAACGAAGTATGGAAAACGGAACCAATCTTATTGAAACAGCAGAAATGGTAATAACACTAATGAATTATTAG
- a CDS encoding LL-diaminopimelate aminotransferase — protein sequence MIKVNENYLKLQGSYLFSQIGKKVKEYEEENPNRQVIRLGIGDVTQPIAPAIIEALHKSVDEMGNKETFHGYAPDLGYEFLRNTIVENDFQKRGCDIYADEIFVSDGAKCDCSNIQEIFSQDNKIAVCDPVYPVYVDSNVMAGRTGEYNALTGTFSGVVYMPCTLENDFCPELPKEALDIIYLCYPNNPTGSTLTREQLQVWVDYANRVGAVIIYDAAYEAYISENHVPHSIYECKGARTCAIEMHSFSKNAGFTGMRLGYTVVPKDLKSEEGVALHSLWARRHGTKYNGAPYIVQRAGEAVYSPAGQSQIKSQVAYYMKNARVISEGLKSAGYTVTGGVNAPYIWMKTPNGMTSWKFFDALLERANVVGTPGAGFGPSGEEYFRLTAFGTYESTVEALDRIKKL from the coding sequence ATGATCAAAGTAAATGAGAATTATCTGAAACTTCAGGGAAGCTATTTGTTTTCCCAAATTGGAAAAAAAGTGAAAGAATATGAGGAGGAAAATCCGAACAGACAAGTAATTCGATTAGGGATAGGAGATGTGACGCAGCCAATTGCGCCTGCAATCATCGAAGCTCTTCACAAATCCGTAGATGAGATGGGAAACAAAGAGACCTTTCACGGTTATGCCCCGGATCTTGGTTATGAGTTTTTAAGGAATACAATTGTAGAGAATGATTTTCAAAAGAGAGGATGCGACATATATGCAGATGAGATCTTCGTATCCGACGGTGCAAAGTGTGACTGCTCAAATATACAGGAAATTTTCAGTCAGGACAATAAAATCGCTGTATGCGATCCGGTTTATCCTGTGTATGTGGATTCTAATGTCATGGCAGGGAGAACCGGTGAATATAATGCATTGACAGGAACGTTTTCTGGTGTTGTCTATATGCCATGCACGCTGGAGAATGATTTCTGTCCCGAATTGCCAAAAGAGGCTCTGGACATCATCTATCTGTGCTATCCGAACAATCCTACAGGTTCGACTCTTACCAGAGAGCAGCTGCAGGTATGGGTAGATTATGCAAACCGCGTCGGAGCCGTTATCATATATGATGCCGCCTATGAGGCCTATATATCAGAGAATCATGTGCCGCATTCGATCTATGAGTGTAAGGGTGCGAGAACTTGTGCTATCGAGATGCACAGTTTTTCTAAAAATGCAGGCTTTACCGGTATGCGGCTGGGCTATACGGTTGTTCCAAAAGATTTAAAATCCGAGGAGGGGGTCGCTCTTCACAGTCTCTGGGCAAGACGTCACGGAACAAAATATAATGGTGCTCCCTATATTGTTCAAAGAGCAGGTGAGGCTGTCTATTCACCGGCGGGACAAAGTCAAATCAAATCTCAGGTAGCCTATTACATGAAAAATGCCAGAGTGATCTCTGAAGGGCTTAAATCTGCCGGATATACGGTAACCGGAGGCGTCAACGCTCCCTACATCTGGATGAAAACACCGAATGGTATGACCTCATGGAAATTTTTCGATGCATTACTGGAGAGGGCAAATGTTGTCGGAACGCCAGGTGCCGGATTCGGCCCTTCCGGCGAGGAATATTTCCGGCTGACCGCGTTTGGAACGTATGAGAGTACTGTAGAAGCACTGGACAGAATAAAAAAATTATAA
- the aspS gene encoding aspartate--tRNA(Asn) ligase, with protein sequence MKYIYGTMDHEDLTISKLQDKVYIGTKVTVKGAIHAVRNMGEIAFVILRRWDGLLQTVYEDSSLDVSVNELKEGETVCVRGILREEKRAPGGIEILLTSILVLSKPKETLPLDISKWKLSASLEARLDQRAIALRNIRERSKFKLQEGIVRGFREFLYEQGFTEIHTPKIGAKSAEGGANLFRLEYFHRPAVLQQSPQFYKQMMVGVFDRVFETGPVFRAEKHNTKRHLNEYTSLDLEMGYVENFTDIMEMETGFLQYMVNLLDKDYKKELDLLDIKLPKVDEIPYVTFTNAKELVSEKYHRKIKNPYDLEPEEELLIGQYFKEEDNADFVFVTHYPSKKRPFYAMDDPKDPTFTLSFDLLFHGMEITTGGQRIHDYCELCQKMKARKIEVDGMQKYLDVFRYGMPPHGGLGIGLERLTMQLIGDDNVRETTLFPRDQGRLVP encoded by the coding sequence ATGAAATATATATATGGAACGATGGATCATGAGGATTTGACGATTTCTAAGTTACAAGATAAAGTCTATATAGGAACCAAGGTAACAGTAAAAGGCGCGATACACGCTGTCCGAAACATGGGTGAAATCGCTTTTGTGATACTCAGGAGATGGGATGGACTACTTCAGACGGTATATGAGGACAGTTCCTTGGACGTCTCTGTTAATGAGCTAAAAGAGGGTGAAACAGTCTGTGTCAGAGGAATCTTAAGAGAAGAGAAGCGTGCCCCGGGTGGGATTGAGATCCTTCTTACATCCATTCTGGTATTGTCAAAACCAAAGGAGACACTCCCGCTTGATATCTCAAAGTGGAAGCTTTCCGCTTCACTTGAAGCCAGGCTTGACCAGAGAGCAATTGCCCTTCGAAATATTCGTGAGAGATCGAAATTTAAACTTCAGGAAGGAATTGTCAGAGGGTTCCGTGAGTTTCTTTACGAGCAGGGATTTACAGAGATACACACGCCGAAAATCGGTGCAAAGAGTGCAGAGGGAGGGGCAAACTTGTTTCGACTGGAGTATTTTCACAGACCGGCAGTGCTTCAGCAGAGTCCTCAGTTCTACAAACAGATGATGGTAGGTGTCTTTGACCGAGTATTCGAGACCGGGCCCGTTTTTCGGGCGGAAAAGCACAATACGAAACGTCATCTAAACGAATATACGTCTCTTGATTTAGAGATGGGGTATGTAGAGAATTTCACAGATATTATGGAGATGGAGACGGGATTTCTACAGTACATGGTAAACTTGCTCGACAAAGATTATAAAAAAGAGTTAGATCTTCTTGACATTAAACTTCCAAAAGTTGATGAAATTCCATATGTGACATTTACGAACGCAAAAGAACTGGTATCTGAAAAATATCATCGGAAAATTAAAAACCCCTACGATCTGGAACCCGAGGAAGAATTGCTGATCGGACAGTACTTTAAAGAAGAGGACAATGCTGATTTTGTTTTTGTCACGCACTATCCATCAAAGAAACGTCCGTTTTACGCTATGGACGATCCGAAAGATCCGACTTTCACTTTGAGTTTTGATCTTCTCTTTCATGGAATGGAGATCACAACCGGCGGTCAGCGCATTCACGATTATTGCGAATTGTGCCAAAAGATGAAAGCGAGAAAAATTGAAGTAGATGGGATGCAGAAGTACCTGGATGTCTTTCGGTACGGTATGCCTCCACACGGCGGTCTTGGAATTGGACTTGAACGCCTTACCATGCAGCTTATCGGTGATGATAATGTCCGCGAAACGACGCTTTTCCCTCGCGATCAGGGGAGACTTGTTCCGTAA
- the gatC gene encoding Asp-tRNA(Asn)/Glu-tRNA(Gln) amidotransferase subunit GatC, protein MAEKITDEMINYVSILAKLDLDGDERNKAKEEMQKMLNYVDKLKELDTDGIEPMSHILPVDNVFREDVVTNDDDRDNMLANAPKKKDGQYLVPKTVE, encoded by the coding sequence ATGGCTGAAAAAATAACAGATGAAATGATTAATTATGTATCTATTCTTGCCAAACTGGACCTGGATGGAGATGAGAGAAATAAGGCAAAGGAAGAGATGCAAAAAATGCTGAATTATGTCGACAAGTTGAAAGAACTTGACACGGATGGGATTGAACCAATGTCTCATATCTTGCCGGTTGACAATGTGTTTCGTGAAGACGTGGTGACAAATGATGATGACCGGGACAACATGCTTGCAAATGCTCCTAAGAAAAAAGACGGCCAGTATCTGGTTCCCAAGACGGTAGAATAG
- the gatA gene encoding Asp-tRNA(Asn)/Glu-tRNA(Gln) amidotransferase subunit GatA yields MDLGKITAVQLSKMIQSGEITAVEAAQVSLKEIQQKEKDLNAFITVDEEKVLNTAREVQKGIENGELTGSLAGVPVAVKDNICTKGIKTTCASKMLSDFTPPYDAWVVDRLKKAGAVIIGKTNMDEFAMGSTTETSAYGMTRNPINPEYVPGGSSGGSCAAVKAGEVSIALGSDTGGSIRQPSAFCGVTGLKPTYGTVSRYGLIAYASSLDQIGPIAKDVGDCAALLSVIASHDLRDSTSVNLKDYDFTSALCQDIHGLRIGIPIDYFKEGLDFEVRESILEATKVLKENGAIVESFELGMTEYAIPAYYMIASAEASSNLERFDGVKYGYRALEYEGLHDMYKKSRTQGFGSEVKHRIMLGSFILSSGYYDAYYIKALKAKNMIKQSFDYAFQKYDVLLTPVSPGTPPKLGTSLRDPLKMYLDDIYTVSVNLAGLPAISLPCGLNQEGLPIGMQLIGNCFSEKTLLGAAYSFEKGVSCR; encoded by the coding sequence ATGGATCTTGGAAAAATTACAGCTGTTCAGCTGTCAAAAATGATACAGTCCGGTGAGATTACGGCAGTGGAGGCTGCTCAAGTGTCACTGAAAGAAATACAACAAAAGGAAAAAGATCTGAATGCATTTATCACAGTGGATGAAGAAAAGGTTTTAAATACAGCCAGGGAAGTACAAAAAGGGATAGAAAATGGAGAGCTTACAGGATCGCTGGCCGGAGTTCCGGTTGCAGTGAAAGACAATATATGTACAAAAGGAATCAAGACGACCTGTGCCTCTAAGATGCTTTCTGATTTTACACCTCCTTATGATGCATGGGTAGTGGACAGGCTAAAAAAAGCCGGCGCGGTGATCATCGGAAAGACAAATATGGATGAATTTGCCATGGGAAGTACGACTGAGACCTCAGCATACGGCATGACTCGAAATCCTATAAATCCTGAGTATGTACCAGGTGGATCATCAGGAGGATCCTGCGCGGCAGTGAAGGCCGGTGAGGTCAGTATTGCATTGGGTTCGGATACCGGCGGCTCTATACGGCAGCCGAGTGCTTTTTGCGGGGTTACAGGATTAAAACCGACTTATGGAACAGTTTCTCGCTATGGTCTGATTGCCTACGCGTCCTCATTAGACCAGATTGGACCGATTGCGAAGGACGTGGGTGACTGTGCGGCACTATTATCTGTCATTGCCTCGCATGACCTTAGAGATTCCACTTCGGTGAATTTAAAAGATTATGATTTCACTTCTGCTCTTTGTCAGGATATTCACGGATTGAGGATAGGGATTCCCATAGATTATTTCAAAGAAGGTTTAGATTTCGAAGTGAGAGAGAGCATTCTGGAAGCGACAAAAGTATTAAAGGAAAATGGTGCAATTGTGGAGTCTTTTGAGCTGGGAATGACAGAATACGCCATACCGGCCTACTACATGATAGCCTCTGCCGAGGCCAGCTCGAATCTGGAACGCTTTGATGGTGTAAAATATGGATACAGGGCGCTAGAATACGAAGGCCTTCACGATATGTATAAGAAAAGTCGTACACAGGGATTTGGAAGTGAAGTCAAACATCGTATCATGCTGGGAAGTTTTATATTAAGCTCGGGGTACTACGATGCTTACTATATCAAGGCATTAAAAGCAAAAAATATGATCAAACAATCCTTTGACTATGCATTTCAAAAATACGACGTTTTGTTGACACCCGTATCTCCCGGGACTCCTCCGAAACTTGGAACATCTTTAAGAGATCCTCTTAAGATGTATTTGGATGATATTTATACGGTTTCGGTGAACCTGGCCGGGCTGCCTGCCATATCTTTGCCTTGCGGCCTGAACCAAGAAGGGCTTCCGATTGGGATGCAGCTAATTGGCAATTGTTTTTCAGAGAAGACACTGCTTGGTGCTGCTTATAGCTTTGAAAAGGGGGTATCATGCAGATGA
- the gatB gene encoding Asp-tRNA(Asn)/Glu-tRNA(Gln) amidotransferase subunit GatB produces MTKQYETVIGLEVHVELATETKIFCGCSTEFGGEPNTHTCPVCTGMPGTLPVLNRQVVEYAMAVGLASNCGINQYCKFDRKNYFYPDNPQNYQISQLYVPICHDGFIEILTLGGNKKIRIHEIHMEEDAGKLIHDEWEDCSLVDYNRSGVPLIEIVSEADMRDADEVVAYLEKLRLILQYLGVSDCKLQEGSMRADVNLSVRECGSRQMGTRTEMKNLNSFKAIRHAIEGERRRQIELIESGELVIQETRRWDDNKEYSYAMRSKEDARDYRYFPDPDLPPIRISDEWMERVKRSLPELQPEKQKRYETEYGLPTYDAQILTGSRQLADLFEATTAICKKPKKVSNWLMGETLRLLKVYEYEPDDLSFSPENLAKLVRLSDEGAVSNTVAKEVFEKIFLENVDPECYVEEHGLKTVKDTQLLTAVVHKVIKENPNPVEEYKAGKEKILGFLVGQVMKEMKGKANPSEAKELIKKTI; encoded by the coding sequence ATGACAAAACAATATGAAACAGTAATTGGACTGGAAGTCCATGTAGAACTTGCCACAGAAACAAAGATTTTCTGTGGGTGTTCGACGGAATTTGGAGGCGAACCAAATACACATACCTGCCCGGTATGTACTGGAATGCCGGGGACTCTTCCGGTTTTAAACAGACAGGTGGTGGAATATGCTATGGCCGTTGGACTAGCTTCTAACTGCGGGATTAATCAGTATTGTAAGTTTGACCGCAAGAATTATTTTTATCCGGACAATCCACAAAACTACCAGATCTCTCAACTATATGTTCCAATCTGTCATGATGGATTTATAGAGATCCTGACTTTGGGCGGGAATAAGAAGATTCGGATTCATGAGATTCATATGGAGGAGGATGCCGGAAAACTGATTCATGATGAATGGGAAGATTGCTCGCTTGTTGATTATAACAGAAGCGGAGTCCCTCTGATTGAAATTGTGTCGGAAGCGGACATGAGAGATGCGGATGAGGTTGTGGCTTATCTGGAGAAGCTTCGTTTGATTTTGCAATATCTGGGCGTCTCTGACTGCAAGCTGCAGGAGGGATCCATGCGTGCAGATGTGAACTTGTCAGTTCGAGAATGTGGGAGCCGACAGATGGGAACGCGAACAGAGATGAAGAATCTGAATTCCTTTAAGGCTATCCGGCATGCAATTGAGGGTGAACGCAGACGTCAGATTGAATTAATTGAATCAGGGGAACTGGTGATACAGGAGACGCGCCGATGGGACGATAACAAAGAGTATTCCTATGCCATGCGGTCCAAAGAAGATGCCCGGGATTATCGGTATTTCCCCGATCCGGATCTTCCTCCGATTCGAATCAGTGATGAATGGATGGAACGGGTGAAAAGATCTTTGCCGGAGCTTCAGCCTGAGAAACAAAAACGTTATGAAACAGAGTATGGACTGCCAACGTATGACGCTCAGATTCTGACCGGTTCACGCCAACTGGCTGATCTCTTTGAAGCCACTACTGCAATCTGCAAAAAGCCTAAAAAGGTTTCAAACTGGCTGATGGGAGAGACATTACGGCTCTTAAAAGTGTATGAATATGAGCCGGATGATTTGTCATTTTCACCGGAGAACCTCGCAAAGCTGGTTCGGCTTTCCGATGAAGGTGCAGTGAGCAATACAGTTGCGAAAGAGGTCTTCGAAAAGATTTTTCTGGAGAACGTAGATCCAGAGTGTTATGTGGAGGAACATGGTCTTAAGACCGTAAAAGATACACAATTACTGACAGCGGTGGTTCACAAAGTTATTAAAGAGAATCCAAATCCTGTAGAAGAATATAAAGCCGGAAAAGAAAAAATTCTGGGATTTCTTGTCGGGCAGGTCATGAAAGAAATGAAGGGAAAGGCGAATCCTTCCGAGGCAAAAGAACTGATCAAAAAAACAATATGA
- a CDS encoding S8 family peptidase, with product MEDDLTGKGIGIAFLDTGIFPHIDFDDRILIFRDFVNHIDVPYDNNGHGTHTAGIAAGNGNCSYGRYRGVAPGANIISLKVLDQYGNGDKDLVLEALNWVLVYYKKYGIRIVNISVGTTEKDYHIHKKLIDAVERVWDAGLIVVAAAGNMGPKPGSVTAPGSSRKVITVGSSDMITSALPISGRGPTRECISKPDIVAPGDSVVSCAIRQGRYTAKSGTSMSTPKVSGGIALLLEKYPWLTNLEVKARLLDTAKDLGLPHNLQGRGLFQLDEFLT from the coding sequence ATGGAAGATGATTTGACAGGAAAGGGGATTGGCATTGCCTTTCTCGATACGGGTATTTTCCCTCATATAGATTTTGACGATCGAATTCTGATTTTCAGGGATTTTGTTAATCATATAGATGTACCTTATGATAACAATGGACACGGCACTCACACAGCAGGAATAGCGGCTGGAAATGGAAATTGTTCCTATGGGAGATACCGGGGTGTGGCACCGGGAGCTAATATTATTTCTCTAAAAGTCCTGGATCAGTATGGGAATGGGGATAAGGATCTAGTTCTGGAAGCACTCAACTGGGTACTTGTATATTATAAGAAGTATGGGATACGAATCGTCAACATATCTGTTGGTACGACAGAAAAAGATTATCATATTCACAAAAAGCTTATTGATGCGGTCGAACGAGTGTGGGATGCCGGTCTTATAGTGGTTGCAGCTGCCGGCAATATGGGGCCAAAACCGGGAAGCGTGACGGCACCGGGAAGCAGCAGGAAGGTGATCACCGTGGGTTCTTCGGATATGATCACTTCTGCTCTGCCAATCTCAGGAAGGGGTCCCACGAGGGAGTGTATCAGCAAACCGGATATTGTTGCTCCTGGGGATTCGGTGGTCAGCTGTGCGATCAGACAGGGGAGATACACTGCCAAAAGCGGAACTTCGATGTCCACGCCTAAGGTATCAGGCGGGATAGCTCTCCTGCTCGAGAAATATCCATGGCTTACCAATCTTGAAGTCAAGGCCCGACTGCTTGATACTGCAAAAGATCTGGGACTTCCACATAACCTGCAGGGACGGGGATTATTTCAGCTGGATGAATTTCTTACTTGA
- a CDS encoding NADP-dependent isocitrate dehydrogenase, translating to MKKISMQTPLVEMDGDEMTRILWQMIKDELLLPFIDLNTEYYDLSLVHRNETDDQVTIDSANAAKKYKVAVKCATITPNADRMKEYDLKKMWKSPNGTIRAMLDGTVFRSPIVVKGIQPCVKNWKKPITIARHAYGDVYKNAEMVIPGPGKVELLYVPEDGEEQTLLIHDFKSAGVVQGQHNLDCSISSFAKSCFEYALDTKQDLWFSTKDTISKKYDHRFKDVFADLYENEYMDKFKKAGITYFYTLIDDAVARIMKSEGGFIWACKNYDGDVMSDMVSSAFGSLAMMTSVLVSPDGCYEYEAAHGTVQRHYYRHLKGEETSTNSVATIFAWSGALKKRGELDGNREMVEFADRLEKATLATIEGGRMTKDLALITTIKGPEILNSRDFILAIREMLESRI from the coding sequence ATGAAAAAAATAAGCATGCAGACACCCCTGGTTGAAATGGATGGAGATGAGATGACACGCATCTTATGGCAGATGATCAAAGATGAATTGCTGTTACCATTTATTGATTTGAATACAGAATATTATGATCTGAGTCTGGTTCACCGCAACGAAACTGATGACCAGGTGACCATAGACAGTGCAAATGCGGCAAAGAAATACAAAGTAGCGGTAAAATGTGCAACTATCACTCCTAATGCCGACCGTATGAAAGAATATGACTTGAAAAAGATGTGGAAAAGTCCGAACGGAACCATCCGTGCAATGCTGGATGGCACAGTATTTCGCTCTCCAATCGTGGTAAAAGGAATACAGCCTTGCGTTAAAAACTGGAAGAAACCGATCACAATTGCAAGGCATGCTTATGGAGATGTTTATAAAAATGCTGAGATGGTGATACCTGGACCGGGAAAGGTAGAATTACTCTATGTACCGGAAGATGGAGAGGAGCAGACACTTCTGATTCACGATTTTAAGTCCGCCGGTGTTGTACAGGGACAGCATAACCTAGATTGTTCGATTTCAAGCTTTGCAAAAAGTTGTTTTGAGTATGCGCTTGATACGAAGCAGGATCTATGGTTCTCAACGAAAGATACAATTTCGAAAAAATATGATCACAGATTTAAGGATGTTTTTGCTGATTTATATGAAAATGAATATATGGATAAGTTTAAAAAAGCCGGGATTACTTATTTCTATACGCTGATTGATGACGCTGTAGCACGTATTATGAAATCTGAGGGCGGATTTATCTGGGCATGCAAGAATTATGACGGCGATGTGATGAGTGATATGGTGTCCTCTGCTTTCGGCTCTCTTGCCATGATGACATCCGTTCTTGTCTCTCCCGATGGCTGCTATGAATATGAAGCGGCTCATGGAACCGTGCAGCGGCATTATTACAGACATCTGAAAGGAGAGGAGACTTCCACGAACTCTGTGGCTACGATCTTTGCATGGAGCGGAGCACTTAAAAAACGCGGAGAACTGGATGGGAATCGTGAAATGGTGGAATTCGCCGATCGTTTGGAAAAGGCTACACTTGCCACAATTGAGGGCGGAAGAATGACAAAGGACCTGGCTTTGATAACCACGATAAAAGGACCTGAAATCTTAAACAGCCGGGATTTTATCCTCGCTATACGAGAGATGTTAGAATCAAGGATTTAA